GGTCAAACTGAAAGAATGAATAGAgaaattattagaatattAACTAAAGCCTCAACAGAGTATGGGGAGAATTGGTCAGATATCATTCCACTTATTGAATTTGCAATGAACTCATCAATGAGCAAGTCTACAAAGATGTCACCATTCCAAATCGTTTATGGATTCAATCCACCAACTCCCGTTAATCATTTCAATTCATTAACAAAGACTCGTATACCAATGAGCAACATCAAAAAGATTGTCCGTGATAATATACTAGATGCTCAAATCAATGCTCAAAAGTATTACAACCGAGGTCGTGGTGATGTTATCTTCGTAGTCGGAGAAAAGGTGATGgttaaaagaaaattcttCCAAACTAATCTTTCAAAAGATCTAATCTCTCACAAACTTGAATCCAAGAATTGTGGACCATTCATAATCACTGCCGTTCATGGTAATAATGTAACACTCGATTTAGTAGGTTATCCAAAGAAACACAATGTGTTCAACAAAGATCAAATCGTAAAACTATACGAGGACAGTGAGTGGTTAAGAGAAGAGATATCGATGCCGGAACCTGAGGAGATGGACGAAGCAAGTTACGAAGTTGAAAGTATTCTCAATCACGATAAAGTCAAAAAGATGTACCTAGTGAAGTTCAAAGGTTACCCAGAACCTGAATGGATCAAAGAAGTCGATACAGACTGTGAAGAGTTAGTCAGAGAGTATTGGAATAACGTGCAGAAGAAACAATTGAACTCAAGAAGAGAAAGAGAGAATGTAACTACAGAAGCCGTTGAGCCAATTGTGTCACCTCCACTCTCCCAAGAAGTTCAAAGTTCTCAAACATTGCAACCAATTACTCCAAGACAACAAAACTCCATCTCAAATCAAAGAAACCaatcaaagaaaagaaaatcaagaaatcaaaatacttcaagtgatgatgatgaacttGATCTTAGtttacaaattaaaacaacTAGATCAGGAAGAAAAGTTACACCCAAGAGTTTATAGTCCACCTCTGAGCCATAGCTAGCCTAAAGAAGGAAGGGGAAGGTGTTAGAGACTCaaaactaaattaatttaaagttAGTATGAGCTCAACAACGTAACAAATTCGCGCATCTCCatgtaaaaatatttcatttaatttttatttttattttttaattttttaattttttattttttcagtcaaaaaataaaaaattaaattaaaaaaaattaaattaaattaaaatttaaaaaaataataaaaattctgaTTTTTCGGTTTAGTTGGAATAACGCCCTTACTTTTAATTATCTCTTTTATGTATGTTTACTTTTATGATATTAGTCTTTCACTCTTTCTATCcttcatattaaaaaacattaCTTTAAAGATTGGACTGTTTGATAAAAGATTGAACAAATGTGACAATGGATTGAAGATTAGTGTGAGTGACTTTTACAGACAGAATCAACAGAAACATTGGCAGATAAAATCACACAGCAAAGAAAAATGCACctttaaagcaaatttaaagaaaagttgatttaaattggatttaaattgaatttaaagccgcgtttaaaaaattcatttttaaggtaatttttaaggtaatttttaagatatttaaaaatgcctttaaaatttgctttaaaataattttttaagcaattttaaaggtgattttaaaggtgattttaaaggtgatttttaaggtaatttttaagataatttttaagatatttaaaaatacctttaaaatttattttaaattaattttaaataggaTTTAAAGTAGATTTAAAGTAGATTTaaagtgaatttaaatttcctttaaacataaatttaaggtttttaataaaaaagatctaATTTTAGAACAAAAAAATGGGGATAAAATAttctatcatttttaaattttcatcaaaGCAATCAAATGGTGTAATGGTTGATGAGACTACCCTTTAATAGAGGGTCGGGGGATCGAATCccttttggtaatttttgaaaaattaaaaaaaaaaattttaaaaaatttatccgTTAAATAACGGCTTCGAACTCAGGACCTCGCTTTTAAAGCGAttaaaaaggtaattttaaaggtaattttaaaggtaatttttaaggtgattttaaagtaaccttaaaaattacctttaaaattacctttaaaattgctTTAATTCAGGActttaaagcaaatttaaatttaatttaaagcgAATTTAAAGGTGGTTTTTTCTTCGCTGTGATGACATAAAGAAACTGGAGAACGTTAATGCCAACATGTTATTCAAAGGGGACAGGTGGGCTATCTCAAAAGAAAGGAGCAGAAGAGACTATGAAATTGGAGGCCTGGAACTCTGGAATAGGGACTTAGCATGGAGATATCTACTCAAGGCACTTCCAAAACACCATGGGGAGAATTGCCACTCATGTAAAGAAGAAGAATCGTCTATGCACATCTTCTTCGAATGCAAATCAATAAAACAGAATATCGACTCAATCTATCAAAAGGTCTGTAAAGACTCCAACAACACTTACCACGGTCCATGGAGCGAAAAAGTTCTCGGAAAACTACTCACACCATTCTCATCAAATCTGATAGGAGCCATTATGGAATCGATATGGTACAgaagaaatcaaataaaattcaacGATAACACTACAATAATAACAGAGAACCAAATAAttcataaaatcaaaaaagcgAGAGATGCCGAATGGGATAGAACAAGAAAGATAGTAGAAAAACAACTACGTCAAGAACTAAGATGCACTGATAACCGAGAGTCAATCAATCGGACCGCATCAATAAAAAGAAGACTCGAAAAATTCAGCCACAACTGGAACTCGAAACTCATGACCATAAACATCCCGGAACACTTCATACCATACTGCTCATATAACACCAACTactcataaaaaaaaaaaaaaaaaaaaaaaaaaaaattataacaataataataataataataataatataataatataataataataatataataataataataataataataaaaataagaataacaagaaaaaaaaaaaaaaaaaaaaaaaaaaaaaaaaaaaaaaaaatacaaataaactCTCCTAGAACACACTCAAATTGAGtgatgttattaaaaaaaaaaaaaactacttatttgaaaatatttaaatatttaaaaataaaagattaattataaaatattaagataaattaaaataaaaaatataaattacaataactTGTGTACAAATACTCATTACGTTAGTCCACTTTCGTTACAGGCTAATTAAACCAATAATTATGTGCATAAAATACTTTTCAATAAGTACCAAAAAGAATCTTAATACAAAGGACCTTttgaaaaatgtttttttattgtttatttttttaaaaatttaatttataatagcTTTCTTAATTCTAATGAGTTATATTGGAAAGAGAAATTATAACTACTTGCGGTGtaatgatttcttttaataatttctacTAAATCCTCGcagttaataatattttgaaaaagaacATATTTTAGACTAGTATTTCCAGAGACGATAAAAGCTAATGAATTAAGTAAAGATGTTGGAAACTGTTCACTTTTTATTGGTGAGATATTAAAATAGTCTTCAAATTGAGCAAAATCGTCATTATTGCCAcccaaaaaatcaaaaataccaccaccaacatcaccaccatcaccaccattaccaccattaccaccattaccaccattaccaccattaccaccattaccaccattaccaccattaccaccattaccaccatcaccTCCTGCGAAACCTCCGCATTCATgaccaattattaatatttttaatttgttattatttgttaatatatttatgATTTCATTCCAATATCCATTGAGTTgattataattttgaaaattacaACATAAACATCGTTTTGGATTATTTTCACTTTCATGACCATCattttcaatcttttttaattgataaattaaattatcaaaacaaatattaaattgtacaacttttaaatttggtgaaagttttaaaataccATAGAGATTATCTATTGTAATAAATTCacttttaaatgaatttaaatttttaaaacaattattattattattattattattattattattattattattattattattattattattattattattattattattattattattattattattattattattattattattattattattattattatttaaaaacgaTTTAAATATTGGAAGATTATTAGAAGAGTATAATTggattttatcaattgaatttaaattattaaaaaattgaattaattcatcaattgatatATTTGAGTTTGGTTCAAAGTCTATTTCTAAATgatcaatttctttaatttttgaatttctttgatCCATGACAATTGATTCATACTTTTGAactttaatataattaaaatcgATCAAATCAACTATAGAAGGGTCTGAGATGATTAATCTCTCTAAATTTACATATCTTTTCTTTATTgcttcattaattaaataaacgaatattttaatttcatttgattgaAAACTTTGACCTAAATTaccaatatttaataataatgttttaatattttcatctcTTAATAACctataattattactttgttgttgtttttgttgttgttgtagttggaatttttcatcattttgtttattttgttttaataatattttattaagttGTTCtatttttgtattattatttttaatggaaTTTCCAAAAATTCTTAGTATATCAATTGTTCTTTGTTTAGGTGGATCTAAATCTATTGAAAcagttaaaaaatttgaaattgattcaaacCAACATTTATTAACCAATGCAAATGAACTAATGTCACCAATAATTTTCCCttctttttttgtaattacaaattcaaaaaatttatttttgagtGTATGTTGTTcaataaattcaacaacatatttaataatttgtttttgaagataaattggtaatattttattatttctttcagtttgtgtcatttttttttttgattaaaattgaaaaaaaaaatttttaattaaaaaaaaataaaaaaaaaaaaaaaaacaaaatttaccAGAATTCCAAATTTCTTTGaaagaaaaattttaaatgcccaaagaaaaatattgtttctaattttattttttttttttttttttatttttttttattttttttttttaatcaaaaacaacatttaaatgaatatatttaatataatttgaaaattctttaataactggattaataaaattaataattgaatattgaactaataattttgaagttTCATCTAATGGTATtgattgatgttgttgtaatttatcattaatttccTTTTGatgtttaaattttgatattaaaatatttgaaataatatttgaaatatttttatcaaaattaataattttatctttatttttaaaaatttccaaacaattaataattggatttacaatttcacccaaaacatttttatcaatgatatgatttaaatttaaattttgttttgataatGGATCAATATCATCcatttgaaaatcaaaatttaaatttaaatcattatccATATAACGTGTTACTGAtggattaaataataatttgaaatcaaTTTGGCTTTCAAATCTTTCAATTAActcattaataaatatgatTAAAAAGTTATTTGGAATtcctttattttcaaattcatcaattgattttgctaataatgaatattttaaaaagaaacttTTAAccaatgaattaatttttaattgaggtTTTGGAATTGGTAATTCACCACCATGGTTATGATTATCATTCaaattggaattttttttctcttcaatttcatcaatatcTTCATCTTGCATAAAggtctttttctttaattttgaaattttaaatggtttAATTATTGTAATATTTGGTTGATAATTactttgttttaatttctttattaaatctaATGTTGAGGCTGCATTTCTAATTGGATtagcaccaccaccaccagattctttatcatcttttgaagaatttaataatgaagaattttttaaaagtggtGATATTGGTGGTGAAGATGGCATTTTAACTATTGGTGGaagtaataatgatgattttgtttcaataaattgttgttgagatggtgatgatgatgatgaagctCCATTTAActgtgatggtgatgatggaaTACTATTAGAATTTGTGAAAATTTTGGGAAGAATTggtgataaatttttaatatttcttttatcttgatcatcatttaatgaaattgaattttcaaaaattgaattcatcatagtttgtaaattaaaagaattatctGATCGGTTTTGAGctaaatctaaattattaactaAAATATCCAAAATCTTTTGGAATCTAACACCATTTGAATCCAATTCAATATATTGAAATATGACAACATCTTTTTGAAGCTCAGAATTTTGTTCTCttctttttgaatttgtCTCATAAAtcgatttaaatattgaagaaTCATATGGATTTAAACCTTTTAATAATAGGTAAATTTGACTGATAACAATCTCTTCAATATAACTCTTTGTTTCAACTGCTTTTTTTCTTGACCAACCATTTGTAATCGATGGGAAGAACGTTTTCACATAGGTATCACCAACTCTATCCTTTAGAATGGTTGTGTaggtttttaaattttcaattataccATTATCATTTAGATAAGTTGATAAATCTTTTGACATTTGAACAAATCCCATAACATATCTATAGGCTCTTGTATCTTTTCCTGATGTACCAACTTTATAACCAACctctaataataatgcatatttaaattcattattttcatttattaaatttctatatttttcaattaatcctgtttttttatatttttttttttcttccatTTTATCTAAAATCTTTGAAATTTTCTTAACTGAAACAATactaaaaaatgaaaaaacatgactaataattctatttttaataatatcattacGTATTTTTACTCCCATATCATATCCAGTacttaaattaaaaaaaattattattaatattaatttattaaaaaaaaaaaaaaaaaaaaaaaaaaaaaaataaataaaaaaaataaataaataaataataaaaaaaataatcctTACTTGATAGCCTGGAATGAACTATTGATAAAATCAATTCCACCTTTTGCTGCTACCTgtgccatttttttttatttattttttattaaaaaaataatagtgttattaaaaataaaattagtgtgataacttttttttttttttttttttttttttaaaaaaaagtaaaaattaaatttttttaatttttaaaataaaaaaaaacagtccAAAGATATTTATAGAACAAACAACcaaccaaaaaaattttttaaaaaaaaaaattaaattaaaaacacaGTCCAAAGATATTTATAGAAAAAACAACCAaccataaaaaaatttttaaaaaaaaaaaaaatctaatcaAAATCCAAGAATATTATTGGGTCGATATTTAatacaatattttttattattatttatttattttatatattataaatattatttttattattctgtCGTTAAAACttcagtattattattattattattaaaattattattatcttctatattattttcattattattattattattattattattattattattattattattattattattattattattattattattattattatcatcattaaaatcactattattatttaaaacattactattattatcatcattattattattattatttaatttactgAAATATAAAACATCATTATCTTGATCAGTTTGAAGTACTTCAATTGCAGAAGCAACATCTTGATTATTTGCAAAGTGTTGATTAGAGTGAATTTTACATAAGATTTCAGCAGTAACTAATCTAACATTTGGTACTGGATCGTGAACCAATTTTAATAGAGTTGGTAAAAAGGTTTGTTCAAAGTAAATTGGATCTAATTGCTCAACGAGATAACCACAAATCTTTGTAAAAACCTGtctatttgaaaatgaaatatcaGTTCCTAAACATTGAATACTTTCAATGGTagaattctttaattgattaatttctTCTAATGTTAATTCTGCTTCAGCTGTATTTGTTCCATTGCTGCTGCTGttgctactattattactattatttacatcTGTATTTGTTCCATTGCTGCTGCTGTTATTACCGCTATAATTAACTTCactatttaaaatctttaaaattaaatgaccAACGCTAGAAGCGGCATATGATCTAACCTTTGCAACAGAGTCATTTAATAaagtaattaaaattggtgttAATTGAGTTAAATTTgtctttaaattaaataagtCGCACATTTCTCCAATTtgtctaaaaataaaaataaaaaaataaattaatattattctattattgatggtggtggtggtttatgtgtagttttaaaaaaaaaatacaaactttgaaattaattttctaaatctCCATTTACTTGGATCATTAACAAAACTATGAATGATTAATATGTAAGATTCTCTTTGAGCAGGTTCTAATGAAGCAAGGAAACCAGAGAAATGTCTAACAACACCAACTCTAACTTCATCTAAATCTTGTAAGAATAAATTGAAACATTGTACCAATGATGCTTTAGTTTCAGCTGGTCCTAAAATCTTTGCAATCTCATGAATTGAATGAGATAAAGTTCTTCTTACTTTCCACTTTAaagagtaataataataaaaaaaaataaaaaaaaaggtaagtatttgtatattaaaaaaagttattattattaaaaagttttaattaaaaaaaagagtaatAATATACAAACATTTGTATCTTTAACTAAAGTTAAATAagtttcttttaattcagGCCATCTTGAACTACCAACAGTGTATAATACAGCAGGGAAATTAAAAGCACAATGAGTAACCAAATCACTATCAGGGAATCTAATAGTTGATGGATTGATCATATTGGTATagagatttaataattttggggTAATTTGAGAACCTTCAAATGTTGCAATGAATGGTCCTAAATTTTGAAATGCTGTATTATTTACCCATCTTGATGactattatatatatataattaatataaaatatattaatataaatataaatatttatttttactaccaatatttttttaaaaaaaaaaaaaaaaaaaaaaaaaaaaaaaaaaaaaaaaaaattatatatagaTATATTTACATCGTCACCGACAAACTCTTCAAATACAGGGATAAGTATTGAATATCTTTCAATTGGAGAAATATTTTGactaatgaaaattaatactTCAGCACAACCCTTTCTAACAGCCCACATTTCATCTCTTGATAATTGAACGAAAATTGGTAactatatataaataaaaaataaaaaaaaaataaaaaaaattaataaaaaaaattaataaaaaatattcacTATCATATGTGACATATGTGTTTATAGAATATAGTTACCAATAATTCAGTTGTATCTTTAACACCAATAGTTTGGCAAATACCACCTAAATTTAATGCGATTGATTTTCTAACTCTAAAAGAAAgatcatttgataatttaacaatgaaaggtaaaattattgattttgttaATTGTTCTCCTAAAATTGGTGCTAAATTATGGCAAAgctaaaaagataaagaaaataaaaataaaatatatatataatatgaattaataaaagaacTGTATATTGTGGAGTGAtactatttatatataagcatatatatatatatatattatttacatttgcaGCTTGAACTCTATGCTCTTCATCAGTTGAATCATTAActaaacttttaataaaaggTATTAAATGAACTTCAATGTCTTCATGTCTAATGATTCTAGCCATATCTTGTAATGATTCAACGGCTGACATTCTAACTTGTGGATTTCTGTCAGTGGTTAATTGAGCTACAATTGGTAATAGATTTTTCAATACTTTTTGATAACCATCCTCTCTACCAAATTGAATATAACATTCACTAATTGATGGAATTTGTTCTACTAATGCTTGTCTAATCACTGGTTCATTATCTGTTACTGCTTCCTCTATaaatgttattaatatttcatttgCTTGTTCAAATTGAATTCTAATTAAATCAGAAAATTCTCTAATAACATATAAtctatataataaataataaataataaaaaaaaaaataataaaaaatagtgatgttcaaaaaaaaaaaaaaaaaaaaaaaaaatttattaatacaataaaaaattgaataattaaaGGGATGAAtgattaattgataaataccTATGAAGAACTAATTCACTTTtaacatattttttaattttttcaattaacgGTAAACTGTCATCAATAACGTATTCATTTCCATTTGattcttctttatttaaataaattattaaaagataaaataaaaataaaataaaatgtaataataatataaaaaaaaataaaaaaataaaaaataaaaaaaaaaataaaaaaaaaaaagttagtatgaattatttaaaattaatgaatgtATATTATAACCATACCAATATTATCATAATTATCTGCATCTGATAAACCAATAAAATCtgacattttattattacttttattactattattttcctttaataataatatgataataaaaatggtcTGTTGTGtgttagaaaaaaaaatttgaaaaaaaaagaaaaaaaaaaaaaaaattcaatttttttttttttttttattttttttttttatattttattttttacttttcttttttgatggCCATGcaagatctttttttttttttcctttttttatttttttttggggtattggttttattttttttttttgagtggTGTCAAATTTGaatgtcttttttttaatttgttttgcattaaaaatagttaagaaaaaaaaaagaatgttaCTAGTAActttaaaagataatttttttaaaaaaaaaaatatgaatagATATTTTCTAAGACCCATGGACTAAGGGCAGATATAGATAATTTCGAACACTAATTTTctatttccaattttttttatttatttttttttattttaatctttttttttatttctttttttttttattttttttttttttattttttatttttttttttgaatatatttaatttgagATGATTAACGATTGAGCCATCTAACTTTTTTGAAACCCCAGAAACTTAAACCaacaaaaatgaaaatgtaaCCAAAGATAGCAGCAATATCGATATATCTCATGAATTTATGGAAACCATAAGTTAACATGaaatcatcaccatttgTAATTGgacaataatatttaatcGCTATTTGAACACCATTTTCAATGATTGGAATTGGTACAGCacctttattatttgtacaaACAAATGTTAAACCTGTGAATTCATTGGTACAAGATGCTTCCAAAGGATACCTGAGCCAGTCTAAATAATGACACCAATAATATGCAGATGGATAATTTGGTCTTGCAATGACGAAACCACCAAATAATGTTGCCAATGATAAACCAATACCACATATTGTTGATGCCATAACTTCATTTGGTAAGCAAACCGCCAGACATAATGCAAACGCATCATACATAATATaggtgataatgaaaatgaatagACAATACCAAAATTTAGATGAATGTCGACCGGAATCCAGACCAGCAATCCAAAATGTTGGAATAATATAAAGAATACCAGTTGATAGAATAAATGGATACGATGTTAATACATATGATATCATATATGCCGTTGAATGATAGAAACCTGCGGTAACTTCACGATAGAATACACCTCTTTCTAATACTGTTGTTGGAATATTACCAATTGCGACCATACCGGCAAAAAGGAACGAAAAGAAGAGTAATGAAACACGAGATCTTGCATCCTTTTGTTCATAGTCCATACGAACAAATAGT
This region of Dictyostelium discoideum AX4 chromosome 3 chromosome, whole genome shotgun sequence genomic DNA includes:
- a CDS encoding hypothetical protein (Group-specific antigen) is translated as MLFKGDRWAISKERSRRDYEIGGLELWNRDLAWRYLLKALPKHHGENCHSCKEEESSMHIFFECKSIKQNIDSIYQKVCKDSNNTYHGPWSEKVLGKLLTPFSSNLIGAIMESIWYRRNQIKFNDNTTIITENQIIHKIKKARDAEWDRTRKIVEKQLRQELRCTDNRESINRTASIKRRLEKFSHNWNSKLMTINIPEHFIPYCSYNTNYS
- the ppr1 gene encoding protein phosphatase 4 regulatory subunit 1, whose amino-acid sequence is MSDFIGLSDADNYDNIEESNGNEYVIDDSLPLIEKIKKYVKSELVLHRLYVIREFSDLIRIQFEQANEILITFIEEAVTDNEPVIRQALVEQIPSISECYIQFGREDGYQKVLKNLLPIVAQLTTDRNPQVRMSAVESLQDMARIIRHEDIEVHLIPFIKSLVNDSTDEEHRVQAANLCHNLAPILGEQLTKSIILPFIVKLSNDLSFRVRKSIALNLGGICQTIGVKDTTELLLPIFVQLSRDEMWAVRKGCAEVLIFISQNISPIERYSILIPVFEEFVGDDSSRWVNNTAFQNLGPFIATFEGSQITPKLLNLYTNMINPSTIRFPDSDLVTHCAFNFPAVLYTVGSSRWPELKETYLTLVKDTNWKVRRTLSHSIHEIAKILGPAETKASLVQCFNLFLQDLDEVRVGVVRHFSGFLASLEPAQRESYILIIHSFVNDPSKWRFRKLISKQIGEMCDLFNLKTNLTQLTPILITLLNDSVAKVRSYAASSVGHLILKILNSEVNYSGNNSSSNGTNTDVNNSNNSSNSSSNGTNTAEAELTLEEINQLKNSTIESIQCLGTDISFSNRQVFTKICGYLVEQLDPIYFEQTFLPTLLKLVHDPVPNVRLVTAEILCKIHSNQHFANNQDVASAIEVLQTDQDNDVLYFSKLNNNNNNDDNNSNVLNNNSDFNDDNNNNNNNNNNNNNNNNNNNNNNNNNNENNIEDNNNFNNNNNNTEVLTTE